From Danio aesculapii chromosome 18, fDanAes4.1, whole genome shotgun sequence, a single genomic window includes:
- the fzd9b gene encoding frizzled-9b, with translation MGGSPLQIVISLWCHLVIAAYSLEIGSYELERGRPAKCEPIVIPMCQGIGYNLTRMPNFMDHDNQREAAIKLNEFAPLVEYGCDVHLRFFLCSLYAPMCTDQVSTSIPACRPMCEQARQKCSPIMEKFNYAWPESLNCSKLPTRNDPNALCMEAPENDTKTETKKGEGMLPVPPRPRQPGAGNGRSGGTMGVCENPEKFQYVEKSETCAPRCSSAVDVFWSRQDKDFAFIWMAVWSTLCFISTAFTVLTFLLDPHRFQYPERPIIFLSMCYNVYSVAFIIRSVAGAENIACDRENGELYIIQEGLESTGCTIVFLILYYFGMASSIWWVILTLTWFLAAGKKWGHEAIESHSSYFHMAAWGIPALKTIVILTMRKVAGDELTGLCYVGSMDVGALTGFVLVPLSCYLVIGTSFILTGFVALFHIRKVMKTEGTNTEKLEKLMVKIGIYSILYTVPATCVIICYFYERLNMDYWKFRGLQSKCTTFPGRRNEDCSLESSVPTVAVFMLKIFMSLVVGITSGVWVWSSKTLQTWQGLCSRKLTDRTCRKHCSGSCSTSHCHYKAPAVILHMSKTDPYSDCPTHV, from the coding sequence ATGGGAGGCTCACCTCTACAAATTGTGATTTCTCTGTGGTGTCATCTGGTTATTGCTGCCTACAGTTTAGAAATCGGCTCTTATGAACTGGAGAGAGGGAGACCGGCTAAATGTGAGCCTATCGTCATTCCCATGTGCCAGGGCATCGGATACAACCTCACCCGGATGCCCAACTTTATGGACCATGACAATCAGAGGGAAGCTGCGATTAAACTGAATGAATTTGCCCCTCTGGTGGAGTATGGCTGTGATGTGCATTTGAGATTTTTTCTCTGCTCTCTTTATGCTCCTATGTGTACAGACCAAGTGTCCACATCCATCCCTGCCTGCCGTCCTATGTGTGAACAAGCACGTCAGAAGTGCTCGCCCATCATGGAGAAGTTTAACTACGCCTGGCCTGAATCTTTGAACTGCTCTAAACTGCCCACCAGAAATGACCCTAATGCACTGTGCATGGAAGCCCCCGAGAATGACACTAAAACTGAGACTAAGAAGGGAGAGGGGATGTTGCCTGTCCCGCCTAGACCCAGGCAGCCTGGGGCTGGGAATGGTCGCTCAGGCGGCACCATGGGTGTTTGTGAAAACCCAGAAAAGTTTCAATATGTGGAAAAGAGTGAGACATGTGCACCACGCTGCTCGTCCGCCGTAGACGTGTTCTGGTCTAGACAGGATAAGGACTTTGCTTTTATTTGGATGGCGGTTTGGTCCACTCTGTGTTTCATATCGACAGCTTTCACAGTGCTAACGTTCCTTCTGGACCCTCATCGTTTCCAATACCCAGAGCGTCCCATCATCTTCCTCTCCATGTGCTACAACGTCTACTCGGTGGCTTTTATCATCCGATCAGTCGCCGGTGCAGAGAACATCGCATGCGACCGTGAGAATGGCGAGTTGTATATTATCCAAGAAGGCCTGGAAAGTACCGGTTGCACCATAGTCTTCCTCATCCTCTACTATTTTGGCATGGCAAGCTCCATCTGGTGGGTCATCCTCACCCTCACTTGGTTCCTGGCAGCAGGTAAGAAATGGGGTCACGAAGCTATCGAGTCGCACAGCAGCTACTTCCACATGGCCGCCTGGGGCATTCCTGCGCTGAAGACCATAGTCATCCTCACCATGAGGAAAGTTGCGGGTGATGAGCTCACTGGACTGTGCTATGTGGGCAGTATGGATGTGGGGGCGCTAACAGGATTTGTCCTCGTACCTCTGTCTTGTTACCTTGTCATCGGGACGTCGTTCATCCTGACTGGCTTTGTGGCGCTTTTCCACATCCGCAAGGTGATGAAGACCGAAGGCACCAACACGGAAAAGCTGGAAAAGCTGATGGTGAAAATTGGCATCTACTCCATCCTGTACACAGTTCCCGCCACCTGTGTCATCATCTGCTACTTTTACGAGAGACTCAACATGGACTACTGGAAATTCAGAGGACTGCAAAGTAAGTGCACAACATTCCCGGGCCGAAGGAATGAGGACTGCTCATTGGAGTCTTCAGTGCCCACAGTGGCCGTGTTCATGCTAAAAATCTTCATGTCGCTGGTGGTGGGCATCACCAGCGGTGTGTGGGTCTGGAGCTCAAAGACGCTTCAGACGTGGCAGGGGCTGTGCAGCAGAAAGCTGACAGACAGGACTTGCAGAAAGCACTGCAGCGGGAGCTGCAGCACCAGTCACTGCCACTACAAAGCACCTGCCGTTATACtgcacatgtccaagactgacCCCTACTCAGACTGTCCCACACATGTATGA